A part of Perca fluviatilis chromosome 15, GENO_Pfluv_1.0, whole genome shotgun sequence genomic DNA contains:
- the amdhd2 gene encoding N-acetylglucosamine-6-phosphate deacetylase codes for MPSNKSVSDAAITQFINCRILRDHRLQRDDLWVREGKVLDPEKLFFDEKGYADKRVDCEGSIIAPGFIDVQINGGYGIDFSQASDDVSTGVSFVAKKILQHGVTSFCPTLVTSPPAVYHKVLPQIKVSDGGEHGAGVLGFHLEGPFISVEKKGAHPEQFLRTFQSGGIEDLMETYGGLDNIAMVTLAPELGGSQSVVKELCQRGITVSLGHSVANLSQAEEAVHHGASFITHLFNAMLPFHHRDPGIVGLLTSDQIPAGRTVYYGMIADGIHTNPAALRIAHRAHPSGLVLVTDAITAMGLPPGRHTLGQQVIEIQGLHAYVAGTKTLCGSIATMDMCVRHFKHASGCSVEEALEAASLHPAKLLGVSHRKGTLDYGSDADLVLLDDALNVEATFISGEEVWRKGP; via the exons ATGCCGTCCAACAAGTCAGTGTCTGACGCTGCCATCACTCAGTTCATCAACTGCAGAATACTGAGAGACCACCGGCtacagag agATGACCTATGGGTGCGTGAAGGAAAGGTTTTAGATCCAGAGAAGCTGTTTTTTGATGAGAAGGGTTATGCCGACAAGCGTGTGGACTGTGAAGGCAGCATCATCGCCCCAGGCTTTATAGACGTTCAGATCaatg GAGGATACGGCATTGACTTCTCTCAGGCCTCCGACGACGTCAGCACTGGAGTTTCTTTTGTGGCCAAAAAGATCCTGCAGCACGGCGTGACGTCCTTCTGTCCCACTCTGGTCACCTCGCCTCCCGCTGTCTACCACAAG GTTCTTCCTCAGATCAAAGTTAGCGATGGAGGAGAGCATGGAGCTGGAGTTCTTG GTTTTCATCTGGAGGGCCCGTTCATCAGCGTGGAGAAGAAAGGAGCTCACCCGGAGCAGTTTCTCCGGACCTTCCAGTCCGGAGGGATCGAGGACCTAATGGAGACCTACGGTGGCCTGGACAATATTGCCATGGTGACACTGGCTCCCGAGCTGGGCGGCAGCCAATCAGTGGTGAAGGAGCTCTGCCAGAGGGGCATCACTGTGTCGTTAG GTCACTCTGTGGCCAACCTGTCCCAGGCTGAGGAGGCTGTTCATCACGGAGCCTCCTTCATCACTCACCTCTTTAACGCCATGCTGCCT TTCCACCATCGGGACCCCGGTATAGTGGGTCTCCTGACCAGCGACCAGATTCCTGCAGGCAGGACAGTCTACTACGGCATGATAGCTGACGGGATCCACACTAACCCTGCGGCCCTACGCATCGCCCACAGAGCTCACCCTTCAG GTTTGGTGTTGGTGACAGATGCGATCACAGCGATGGGGCTTCCTCCTGGGCGTCACACTCTGGGTCAGCAGGTCATTGAAATCCAGGGTCTCCACGCTTACGTTGCAG gCACTAAGACACTCTGCGGCAGCATTGCCACGATGGACATGTGTGTACGCCACTTTAAACATGCTTCAG GCTGCAGTGTAGAGGAAGCTCTGGAAGCTGCCTCGCTCCATCCTGCCAAACTTCTGGGTGTCAGCCACAGGAAGGGAACCCTGGACTACGGATCAGACGCAG ACCTTGTTTTGCTCGATGACGCCCTCAATGTCGAAGCCACCTTTATATCTGGAGAGGAGGTTTGGAGAAAAGGaccatag